The Streptomyces cynarae genome contains a region encoding:
- a CDS encoding bifunctional metallophosphatase/5'-nucleotidase yields the protein MPVNPMNRREFMQKSAVTSAAVAVAGTVGSGTAEAADHQPEKTPRTWSFSVLGTTDLHSHVFDWDYYKDAAYSDKAGNSVGVARVATLIKQQREAKGEDRVLLVDAGDIIQGTSLAYYFARVDPITGKDAPKHPMAVAMNHMRYDAAALGNHEFNYGIDVLRKFESQCHFPLLGANALDAKTLRPAFRPYTVKCVRVPGAPDIKVGILGLTNPGIALWDKDNVSGKMVFPGLVEQAKKYVPRLRALGCDVVFLTDHSGLDGSSSYGDELPYVENASNLVAEQVPGIDAILVGHTHVEVPSYTVKNEETGEEVLLSEPYCWGYRLSVFDFELELHHGRWKVTSKTARTLNPNTVDEDPEIKRLLEADHELVVKYVNTPVGTCTADLSAAESCWKDVPIMDFIHQVQMATVASGLSSADAALPLISVAAPFSRTADIPAGSVTIKDIAGLYIYDNTLYGKKLTGAQLKDYLEYAAKYYHQVPSGTKVDTATLTNADNFWDYMYDTAAGVDYEIDIAQPEGSRIKNLSYKGAPVADDQVFVVAVNNYRANGGSGYPHIASAPIAYSSTNEIRQLMIDYVTSKGTLDPADFAVTNWRLTQDGTPVF from the coding sequence ATGCCCGTCAACCCCATGAACAGACGCGAGTTCATGCAGAAGTCGGCCGTCACCTCGGCGGCGGTCGCCGTCGCGGGAACGGTCGGCAGCGGTACGGCCGAGGCTGCCGACCACCAGCCCGAGAAGACGCCCCGCACCTGGTCCTTCTCCGTCCTCGGCACCACCGATCTGCACAGCCACGTCTTCGACTGGGACTACTACAAGGACGCCGCCTACAGCGACAAGGCCGGCAACTCCGTCGGTGTCGCGCGTGTCGCCACGCTCATCAAGCAGCAGCGCGAGGCGAAGGGCGAGGACCGGGTGCTGCTGGTGGACGCCGGCGACATCATCCAGGGCACCTCGCTTGCCTACTACTTCGCCCGCGTCGACCCGATCACCGGCAAGGACGCCCCCAAGCACCCCATGGCCGTCGCCATGAACCACATGCGCTACGACGCCGCCGCGCTCGGCAACCACGAGTTCAACTACGGCATCGATGTCCTGCGGAAGTTCGAGAGCCAGTGCCACTTCCCGCTCCTCGGCGCCAACGCACTCGACGCCAAGACCCTGCGGCCCGCCTTCCGTCCGTACACCGTGAAGTGCGTCCGGGTCCCCGGCGCCCCCGACATCAAGGTCGGCATTCTCGGGCTCACGAACCCCGGGATCGCGCTGTGGGACAAGGACAACGTCAGCGGGAAGATGGTGTTCCCGGGGCTCGTCGAGCAGGCGAAGAAGTACGTGCCGCGGCTGCGGGCGCTGGGCTGTGACGTGGTGTTCCTGACGGACCACTCGGGCCTGGACGGCTCGTCCTCGTACGGCGACGAACTCCCGTACGTGGAGAACGCGTCGAACCTCGTCGCCGAGCAGGTGCCGGGCATCGACGCGATCCTGGTCGGCCACACCCACGTCGAGGTCCCCTCCTACACGGTGAAGAACGAGGAGACCGGCGAGGAGGTCCTCCTCTCCGAGCCGTACTGCTGGGGCTACCGCCTGAGCGTCTTCGACTTCGAGCTCGAACTCCACCACGGACGGTGGAAGGTGACGAGCAAGACGGCCCGGACCCTCAACCCCAACACGGTGGACGAGGACCCGGAGATCAAGCGGCTCCTGGAGGCCGACCACGAACTGGTGGTGAAGTACGTCAACACGCCCGTCGGCACCTGCACGGCGGACCTGTCGGCGGCGGAGTCCTGCTGGAAGGACGTCCCCATCATGGACTTCATCCACCAGGTGCAGATGGCGACGGTCGCCTCCGGGCTGTCCTCCGCCGACGCCGCCCTCCCGCTGATCTCGGTCGCCGCGCCGTTCAGCCGGACCGCGGACATCCCCGCGGGGAGTGTGACGATCAAGGACATCGCCGGGCTCTACATCTACGACAACACCCTCTACGGCAAGAAGCTGACCGGCGCCCAGCTCAAGGACTACCTGGAGTACGCGGCGAAGTACTACCACCAGGTCCCGTCCGGCACGAAGGTCGACACCGCGACCCTCACCAACGCCGACAACTTCTGGGACTACATGTACGACACCGCCGCCGGGGTCGACTACGAGATCGACATCGCGCAGCCCGAGGGCTCGCGCATCAAGAACCTCTCCTACAAGGGCGCACCGGTCGCCGACGACCAGGTCTTCGTCGTCGCCGTCAACAACTACCGCGCCAACGGCGGCTCCGGCTACCCGCACATCGCCTCGGCGCCGATCGCGTACAGCTCGACAAACGAGATCCGCCAGCTGATGATCGACTACGTGACATCCAAGGGGACCCTGGACCCGGCGGACTTCGCGGTCACCAACTGGCGGCTGACGCAGGACGGCACGCCGGTGTTCTAG
- a CDS encoding adenylosuccinate synthase — MPALVLLGAQWGDEGKGKATDLLGGSVDYVVRYQGGNNAGHTVVVGDQKYALHLLPSGILSPGCTPVIGNGVVVDPSVLLSELSGLNERGVDTSKLLISGNAHIITPYNVTVDKVTERFLGKRKIGTTGRGIGPTYADKINRVGIRVQDLYDESILTQKVEAALDVKNQILTKLYNRRAIAVGQVVEELLGYAEKIEPYVADTVLILNQALEEDKVVLFEGGQGTLLDIDHGTYPFVTSSNPTAGGACTGAGVGPTKISRVIGILKAYTTRVGSGPFPTELFDEDGEALRRIGGERGVTTGRDRRCGWFDAVIARYATRVNGLTDFFLTKLDVLTGWEQIPVCVAYEIDGKRVEELPYSQTDFHHAKPVYEMLPGWQEDITKAKTFADLPKNAQNYVKALEEMSGAPISAIGVGPGRDETIEINSFL, encoded by the coding sequence GTGCCCGCACTTGTGCTGCTCGGTGCTCAGTGGGGTGACGAAGGCAAGGGAAAGGCCACCGACCTGCTCGGTGGCTCGGTGGACTATGTCGTGCGCTACCAGGGCGGCAACAACGCCGGCCACACGGTGGTCGTAGGTGACCAGAAGTATGCGCTCCACCTCCTCCCTTCCGGAATCCTGTCGCCCGGATGTACGCCCGTCATCGGCAACGGCGTCGTCGTCGACCCGTCGGTCCTGCTCTCCGAGCTGAGCGGTCTGAACGAGCGCGGTGTCGACACCTCCAAGCTGCTGATCAGCGGCAACGCCCACATCATCACGCCGTACAACGTCACCGTCGACAAGGTGACGGAACGCTTCCTCGGAAAGCGCAAGATCGGCACGACCGGCCGCGGCATCGGCCCGACCTACGCCGACAAGATCAACCGTGTCGGCATCCGGGTCCAGGACCTGTACGACGAGTCGATCCTGACCCAGAAGGTCGAGGCGGCCCTCGACGTCAAGAACCAGATCCTCACCAAGCTGTACAACCGGCGCGCGATCGCCGTCGGCCAGGTGGTCGAGGAGCTGCTGGGCTACGCCGAGAAGATCGAGCCGTACGTCGCCGACACGGTCCTGATCCTCAACCAGGCCCTGGAGGAGGACAAGGTCGTCCTGTTCGAGGGCGGCCAGGGCACGCTCCTGGACATCGACCACGGCACGTATCCGTTCGTGACCTCGTCGAACCCGACCGCGGGCGGTGCCTGCACCGGTGCCGGCGTCGGCCCCACGAAGATCAGCCGCGTCATCGGCATCCTCAAGGCCTACACGACCCGTGTCGGCTCGGGTCCTTTCCCCACCGAGCTGTTCGACGAGGACGGCGAGGCGCTGCGCCGCATCGGCGGTGAGCGGGGCGTGACGACGGGCCGCGACCGCCGCTGCGGCTGGTTCGACGCGGTGATCGCCCGCTACGCGACCCGGGTCAACGGCCTGACCGACTTCTTCCTCACCAAGCTCGACGTGCTCACCGGCTGGGAGCAGATCCCGGTCTGCGTCGCATACGAGATCGACGGCAAGCGGGTCGAGGAACTCCCGTACTCCCAGACGGACTTCCACCACGCGAAGCCGGTCTACGAGATGCTGCCCGGCTGGCAGGAGGACATCACGAAGGCCAAGACCTTCGCGGACCTCCCGAAGAACGCCCAGAACTACGTCAAGGCGCTGGAGGAGATGTCCGGCGCCCCGATCTCCGCGATCGGCGTCGGCCCGGGCCGCGACGAGACCATCGAGATCAACTCGTTCCTGTAA
- a CDS encoding response regulator transcription factor yields MTRGIIRVLIADDQMMVREGFSVLLGAMPDIEVVGEAVNGREAVERVRELAPDVVLMDIRMPELNGIEATREIVAADGSAKVLVLTTFDLDEYVYQALRAGASGFLLKDASAKQLAEGVRVVAAGEALLAPSVTRRLITEFSRLADRPALPPTARAAYGDLTERETEVLVLIAQGLSNAEIAERLVVAESTIKTHVSRILVKLGLRDRTQAAVFAYEARLVTPG; encoded by the coding sequence GTGACGAGGGGCATCATCCGCGTACTGATCGCCGACGACCAGATGATGGTCCGGGAGGGCTTCTCGGTGCTGCTCGGGGCGATGCCGGACATCGAGGTCGTCGGGGAGGCGGTCAACGGGAGGGAGGCCGTCGAGCGGGTCCGCGAGCTGGCCCCGGACGTCGTGCTGATGGACATCCGGATGCCGGAGCTGAACGGCATCGAGGCGACCCGGGAGATCGTCGCCGCGGACGGTTCGGCGAAGGTGCTGGTGCTGACCACCTTCGACCTCGACGAGTACGTGTACCAGGCGCTGCGGGCGGGAGCCTCCGGCTTCCTGCTCAAGGACGCGTCGGCCAAGCAGCTCGCCGAGGGCGTACGGGTGGTGGCGGCCGGCGAGGCGCTGCTGGCGCCCTCGGTCACCCGGCGGCTGATCACGGAGTTCTCCCGCCTGGCGGACCGGCCGGCGCTCCCGCCGACGGCCCGGGCGGCGTACGGGGACCTGACGGAACGGGAGACGGAGGTGCTGGTCCTCATCGCCCAGGGGCTGTCGAACGCGGAGATCGCGGAGCGGCTGGTGGTGGCCGAGTCCACGATCAAGACGCACGTCAGCCGCATCCTGGTGAAACTGGGCCTGCGCGACCGCACCCAGGCCGCGGTGTTCGCGTACGAGGCGAGACTGGTGACACCCGGGTGA
- a CDS encoding cytochrome P450, which translates to MAAPSALAFDPWDPAFVADPYPAYAELRARGRVHWFEPTGQWLVPHHADVSALLRDRRLGRTYQHRFTHEEFGRTAPPPEHEPFHTLNDHGMLDLEPPDHTRIRRLVSKAFTPRTVEQLKPYVRDLAGELVARLVEAGGGDLLTDVAEPLPVAVIAEMLGIPEADRGQLRPWSADICGMYELGPSEETAHRAVRASVEFSEYLRELIAERRKEPGEDLISGLIAAYDEGDRLTEQEMISTCVLLLNAGHEATVNATVNGWWALFRHPDQLAALRADHSLVPSAVEELMRYDTPLQLFERWVLDEIEIDGTVIPRGAEIAMLFGSANHDPAVFDAPERLDLTREDNPHISFSAGIHYCIGAPLARIELAASMTALLEKAPTLRLAAEPERKPNFVIRGLDGLRVEVG; encoded by the coding sequence ATGGCAGCTCCTTCCGCTCTCGCGTTCGACCCCTGGGACCCGGCGTTCGTGGCCGACCCGTACCCCGCCTACGCCGAGCTGCGTGCGCGGGGCCGGGTGCACTGGTTCGAGCCCACCGGCCAGTGGCTGGTGCCGCACCACGCGGACGTGTCGGCGTTGCTGCGGGACAGGCGACTGGGCCGGACGTACCAGCACCGGTTCACGCACGAGGAATTCGGCCGGACCGCGCCGCCGCCCGAGCACGAGCCCTTCCACACGCTCAACGACCACGGCATGCTCGACCTGGAGCCGCCGGACCACACGCGCATCCGGCGCCTGGTGTCGAAGGCGTTCACGCCGCGGACCGTGGAGCAGCTGAAGCCGTATGTGCGTGACCTCGCCGGCGAGCTGGTGGCGCGGCTGGTGGAGGCGGGCGGCGGCGATCTGCTGACGGACGTCGCCGAGCCGCTGCCGGTCGCGGTGATCGCCGAGATGCTGGGCATCCCCGAGGCGGACCGCGGGCAGCTGCGCCCCTGGTCGGCGGACATCTGCGGGATGTACGAGCTGGGCCCCTCCGAGGAGACGGCACACAGGGCGGTGCGGGCTTCGGTGGAGTTCTCGGAGTACCTCCGGGAGCTGATCGCCGAGCGTCGCAAGGAGCCGGGGGAGGACCTGATCTCGGGGTTGATCGCCGCGTACGACGAGGGCGACCGGCTCACCGAGCAGGAGATGATCTCGACCTGTGTGCTGCTGCTGAACGCCGGGCACGAGGCCACGGTCAACGCGACCGTGAACGGCTGGTGGGCGCTGTTCCGCCACCCGGACCAGCTGGCCGCCCTGCGCGCGGACCACTCGCTCGTCCCCTCGGCGGTGGAGGAGCTGATGCGCTACGACACCCCGCTCCAGCTCTTCGAGCGCTGGGTGCTGGACGAGATCGAGATCGACGGCACGGTGATCCCGCGGGGCGCGGAGATCGCCATGCTGTTCGGCTCGGCCAACCATGACCCGGCCGTGTTCGACGCCCCCGAGAGGCTCGACCTGACCCGTGAGGACAACCCGCACATCTCCTTCAGCGCGGGCATCCACTACTGCATCGGTGCGCCCCTGGCCCGTATCGAGCTGGCGGCGTCCATGACGGCGCTGCTGGAGAAGGCCCCGACGCTGCGCCTTGCGGCGGAGCCGGAGCGGAAGCCGAACTTCGTGATCCGCGGGCTGGATGGACTGAGGGTGGAGGTCGGCTGA
- a CDS encoding sensor histidine kinase encodes MTETTKRQTPPDGAYAPYTPRSPEYRLAVDALRGLRQDLFHDAFAYRPLVRSGAGAPSAGRASGRLRTYAAWKRHAVVVGAGLVAMFGALTTGDGGGAALLCGLLALAPVLLTLVRPVGAFWLSLAATLASAVLSPDWAAGPWPPGSFISHLVVVTVVAIRSRPRTAAWMWVITALYGFFAESLFSQNSFDTNTPPMLVVSAISLLSVTVWHIRRDAEQEVTAHQTETAHERSRRTLLEERTTIARELHDVVAHHMSVVAIQAEAAPYRVENPPPELENAFATIRENAVAALTELRRVLGVVRAEDYEAPDAPQPTLADLDALLANVREAGLSVDKVVTGAVRELPQGVELSAYRIVQEALSNTLRHAPGAPARVEIGYVLGGLGLRIVNGPAPQVTLTKSTHGAGHGLTGMRERVSMLGGEMTAGETDDGGYEVTVFLPAATVEGTA; translated from the coding sequence GTGACCGAGACGACCAAGAGGCAGACGCCACCGGACGGCGCGTACGCGCCGTACACGCCGCGCAGCCCGGAGTACCGGCTGGCCGTGGACGCCCTGCGCGGGCTGCGGCAGGATCTGTTCCACGACGCCTTCGCCTACCGCCCGCTGGTCCGCAGCGGCGCCGGCGCTCCGTCGGCCGGGCGGGCATCCGGTCGCCTGCGGACCTATGCGGCCTGGAAACGGCACGCCGTGGTGGTGGGAGCCGGCCTGGTGGCGATGTTCGGTGCCTTGACGACCGGCGACGGCGGAGGGGCGGCCCTGCTGTGCGGTCTGCTGGCCCTGGCGCCGGTGCTGCTGACGTTGGTCCGCCCGGTCGGAGCCTTCTGGCTGTCCTTGGCGGCGACCCTCGCCTCGGCGGTCCTGAGCCCCGACTGGGCGGCGGGGCCGTGGCCGCCGGGCAGTTTTATCTCCCACCTGGTGGTGGTGACGGTCGTGGCGATACGCAGCCGGCCGCGCACCGCGGCATGGATGTGGGTCATCACCGCGCTCTACGGCTTCTTCGCCGAGAGCCTCTTCAGCCAGAACAGCTTCGACACCAACACCCCGCCCATGCTGGTGGTCTCCGCGATCTCCCTGCTGTCCGTCACCGTCTGGCACATACGCCGCGACGCCGAGCAGGAGGTGACCGCCCATCAGACCGAGACGGCGCACGAGCGCTCCCGGCGCACCCTGCTGGAGGAGCGCACGACGATCGCCCGCGAACTGCACGATGTGGTCGCCCACCACATGTCGGTGGTCGCGATCCAGGCGGAGGCCGCGCCCTACCGCGTGGAGAACCCGCCGCCCGAACTGGAGAATGCCTTCGCCACGATCCGGGAGAACGCGGTGGCGGCCCTGACCGAGCTGCGCCGCGTCCTGGGGGTCGTACGGGCGGAGGACTACGAGGCCCCGGACGCGCCCCAGCCCACCCTGGCCGACCTGGACGCCCTGCTGGCGAACGTGCGGGAGGCGGGACTGAGCGTCGACAAGGTGGTCACGGGCGCGGTGCGGGAACTCCCGCAGGGCGTCGAGCTGTCGGCGTACCGCATCGTCCAGGAGGCCCTCAGCAACACGCTGCGGCACGCGCCGGGCGCCCCGGCACGGGTGGAGATCGGCTATGTGCTCGGTGGGCTGGGCCTGCGCATCGTCAACGGCCCGGCGCCGCAGGTCACGCTCACCAAGTCGACGCACGGGGCGGGGCACGGCCTGACGGGCATGCGCGAGCGGGTCTCGATGCTGGGCGGGGAGATGACGGCGGGGGAGACGGACGACGGAGGCTATGAGGTGACGGTGTTCCTGCCGGCGGCCACCGTGGAGGGCACCGCGTGA